In Streptomyces sp. SLBN-118, the following are encoded in one genomic region:
- a CDS encoding GntR family transcriptional regulator, whose protein sequence is MQGNGSSSAVTRNTLRQQIADALRDEVLAGRLQPGQEFTVKQIAEQYGVSATPVREALVDLSAQGLLDSDQHRGFRVHEFSVDDYRGMVEARALIVAGVLHHAQKRGITGVPGKALVSVRRRAEEAARAARAGDLDILIGYDLRFWRELCALVANRYICDFLHRLRVQTWVFAVPYLRGLRSAEELRQWLWSGHEELVDAVTTGDAEGVRAAVGAYDEHALAWADRLEQ, encoded by the coding sequence ATGCAGGGCAACGGCAGCAGTTCCGCTGTCACCCGCAACACCCTGCGACAACAGATCGCGGACGCGCTGCGCGACGAGGTCCTGGCCGGGCGTCTGCAGCCCGGGCAGGAATTCACCGTCAAGCAGATCGCCGAGCAGTACGGCGTCTCCGCAACACCCGTCCGCGAGGCCCTCGTCGATCTCTCGGCCCAGGGGCTGCTCGACTCCGACCAGCACCGGGGCTTCAGGGTCCACGAGTTCTCGGTCGACGACTACCGCGGCATGGTCGAGGCACGCGCACTCATTGTGGCCGGCGTCCTCCACCATGCGCAGAAGCGCGGCATCACCGGGGTGCCGGGCAAGGCGCTGGTGTCCGTACGCCGCCGGGCAGAGGAAGCCGCCCGCGCCGCCCGCGCCGGGGACCTGGACATCCTCATCGGCTACGACCTGCGTTTCTGGCGCGAGCTCTGCGCACTCGTTGCAAACCGGTACATCTGCGACTTCCTGCACCGGCTGCGCGTCCAGACCTGGGTGTTCGCCGTCCCGTATCTGCGCGGTCTGCGCAGCGCTGAGGAGTTGCGGCAGTGGCTGTGGAGCGGCCACGAGGAGCTGGTGGACGCCGTCACGACCGGCGACGCCGAAGGCGTGCGCGCGGCCGTCGGCGCATACGACGAGCATGCGCTCGCCTGGGCGGATCGGCTGGAGCAGTGA
- a CDS encoding aspartate aminotransferase family protein, producing MTPHPDPQAGAAVKAADRAHVFHSWSAQGLIDPLAVAGAEGSYFWDYDGNRYLDFTSGLVYTNIGHQHPKVVAAIQEQAGRLTTFAPAFAVEARSEAARLIAERTPGDLDKIFFTNGGAEAVENAIRMARLHTGRPKVLSAYRSYHGGTATAINLTGDPRRWASDNGTSGVVHFWAPFLYRSPFYSETEEQECARALQHLEDTIAFEGPATIAAIILETIPGTAGIMTPPPGYLVGVREICDRYGIVFVLDEVMAGFGRTGEWFAADHFGVIPDLLTFAKGVNSGYVPLGGVAISAEIAATFETRPYPGGLTYSGHPLACAAAVATINVMAEEKVVEQAAHIGATVLGPGLRELAERHPSVGEVRGTGVFWALDLVRNKETREPLVPYNATGAANAPMAAFAAACKSHGLWPFVNMNRTHAVPPCNISEAEAKEGLAALDAALSVADEHTA from the coding sequence ATGACCCCTCATCCCGACCCCCAGGCCGGCGCAGCCGTGAAGGCCGCAGACCGTGCGCATGTGTTCCACTCCTGGTCCGCCCAGGGCCTGATCGACCCGCTCGCCGTCGCCGGTGCCGAGGGCTCGTACTTCTGGGACTACGACGGGAACCGTTACCTCGACTTCACCAGCGGTCTCGTCTACACCAACATCGGCCACCAGCACCCCAAGGTCGTCGCGGCGATCCAGGAACAGGCGGGCAGGCTCACCACCTTCGCGCCCGCGTTCGCCGTCGAGGCGCGCTCCGAGGCCGCACGCCTCATCGCCGAGCGGACGCCGGGCGACCTCGACAAGATCTTCTTCACCAACGGCGGCGCCGAGGCCGTGGAGAACGCCATCCGGATGGCCCGGCTGCACACCGGCCGCCCCAAGGTCCTCAGCGCCTACCGCTCGTACCACGGCGGCACCGCGACCGCGATCAACCTCACCGGGGATCCGCGCCGCTGGGCCTCCGACAACGGCACCTCCGGTGTCGTGCACTTCTGGGCGCCGTTCCTCTACCGGTCGCCGTTCTACTCCGAGACCGAGGAGCAGGAGTGCGCCCGCGCCCTCCAGCATCTCGAGGACACCATCGCCTTCGAGGGCCCGGCAACGATCGCCGCGATCATCCTGGAGACGATCCCGGGGACCGCGGGCATCATGACGCCCCCGCCCGGTTACCTCGTGGGTGTACGCGAGATCTGCGACCGGTACGGGATCGTCTTCGTGCTCGACGAGGTCATGGCCGGATTCGGGCGCACCGGCGAGTGGTTCGCCGCCGACCACTTCGGTGTCATACCCGACCTGCTGACCTTCGCCAAGGGCGTCAACTCGGGCTACGTACCGCTCGGCGGAGTCGCCATCTCCGCCGAGATCGCCGCGACCTTCGAGACCCGCCCTTACCCCGGCGGCCTGACCTACTCCGGACACCCGCTCGCCTGCGCCGCCGCGGTCGCCACGATCAACGTGATGGCGGAGGAGAAGGTCGTCGAGCAGGCCGCACACATCGGCGCGACCGTTCTCGGTCCGGGTCTGCGCGAGCTCGCCGAGCGGCACCCGAGCGTCGGCGAGGTGCGCGGTACGGGTGTCTTCTGGGCGCTCGACCTCGTACGGAACAAGGAGACGCGCGAGCCGCTGGTGCCGTACAACGCGACCGGCGCGGCGAACGCCCCGATGGCCGCGTTCGCGGCGGCGTGCAAGTCCCATGGCCTGTGGCCGTTCGTGAACATGAACCGCACGCACGCGGTGCCGCCGTGCAACATCTCCGAGGCGGAGGCGAAGGAGGGCCTGGCGGCGCTGGACGCGGCGCTGTCGGTGGCGGACGAGCACACGGCCTGA
- a CDS encoding type 1 glutamine amidotransferase family protein has product MSTRTVHLAVYDTFADWESGHTTAHLTQNGFTVRTVGPTTEPVTTMGGVRIQPDLALGELDPQDSALLILTGAHLWDTGDDLAPFAAEARSFLDAGVPVAAICGATAGLAREGLLDDRDHTSAASFYLGATGYKGGDHYREADAVTDRDLITAGPTEPVAFAREVFARLGVYEGEKLDAWYRLFHDSDASAFAVLTS; this is encoded by the coding sequence ATGAGCACCCGCACCGTTCATCTCGCCGTCTACGACACCTTCGCCGACTGGGAATCCGGCCACACCACCGCACACCTCACCCAGAACGGCTTCACCGTCCGCACCGTCGGCCCCACCACCGAACCCGTCACCACCATGGGCGGCGTCCGCATCCAGCCCGATCTCGCCCTCGGCGAGCTCGACCCGCAGGACAGCGCCCTGCTCATCCTCACCGGCGCACACCTCTGGGACACGGGCGACGACCTCGCCCCCTTCGCCGCCGAGGCGCGCTCCTTCCTCGACGCCGGCGTCCCCGTGGCCGCCATCTGCGGTGCCACCGCCGGGCTCGCCCGCGAGGGACTGCTCGACGACCGCGATCACACCAGCGCCGCCTCCTTCTACCTCGGGGCCACCGGCTACAAGGGCGGCGACCACTACCGCGAGGCCGACGCCGTCACCGACCGCGACCTGATCACCGCGGGCCCCACCGAGCCCGTCGCCTTCGCCCGCGAGGTCTTCGCCAGGCTCGGCGTGTACGAGGGCGAGAAGCTGGACGCCTGGTACCGGCTGTTCCACGACTCGGAC